A single Prosthecobacter debontii DNA region contains:
- a CDS encoding ParB/RepB/Spo0J family partition protein — MAKPALGKGLGALITAQAAGSGAPRPPALAQPAPGDVVNHVSLDQVVPSPLQPRKEFIQEQLAELMESIREHGIIQPLIVRRVNGKLELIAGERRFRASRELGLKEVPVIVREASDKDVLEMALIENLQREDLNPIEEGRAYARLAKDFDMRQEDIAQRVGKNRATVANTMRLLDLATPVQTLLSSGKLSTGHAKVLLTLKDPEQQEKAAEEIVKKGLTVRAAEKLAGSILNPPPPKPVLADNEVSHAIQSVEQRLMHHLTTNISVKHSEKKGQIEIDYYGVEDLNRLLALMGVPEEQAEA; from the coding sequence ATGGCAAAACCCGCACTTGGAAAAGGACTCGGCGCATTGATCACGGCTCAAGCAGCCGGATCAGGGGCTCCGCGTCCGCCTGCTCTGGCGCAGCCAGCCCCCGGCGATGTCGTCAATCACGTGAGCTTGGATCAAGTGGTGCCTAGCCCTCTGCAGCCGCGCAAAGAGTTCATCCAGGAGCAGTTGGCCGAGCTGATGGAGTCCATCCGGGAGCATGGCATTATCCAGCCCCTGATTGTGCGTCGGGTGAATGGCAAGCTCGAACTGATCGCCGGTGAGCGCCGCTTTCGCGCCTCCCGTGAGCTGGGTCTCAAGGAAGTGCCCGTCATTGTCCGCGAAGCTTCGGATAAGGATGTGCTGGAGATGGCGCTCATCGAGAACCTCCAGCGTGAAGACCTCAACCCGATCGAAGAAGGCCGAGCCTATGCACGCCTCGCCAAAGACTTCGACATGCGGCAGGAGGACATCGCCCAGCGCGTGGGGAAAAACCGCGCCACGGTGGCTAACACCATGCGCTTGCTGGATCTGGCCACGCCCGTGCAGACCCTTCTCTCCAGCGGCAAGCTGAGCACCGGTCACGCCAAGGTCCTGCTGACGCTGAAAGACCCTGAACAACAGGAGAAGGCTGCAGAAGAGATCGTGAAAAAAGGCCTCACCGTGCGTGCGGCTGAAAAGCTGGCCGGCAGCATCTTGAATCCTCCTCCGCCGAAGCCCGTGCTGGCGGATAACGAGGTCAGCCACGCCATTCAATCCGTGGAGCAGCGCCTGATGCATCATCTGACCACCAACATCTCGGTCAAGCATTCGGAAAAGAAGGGCCAGATCGAGATCGATT
- a CDS encoding bifunctional serine/threonine-protein kinase/formylglycine-generating enzyme family protein, which produces MSRSPVRPLPPPDPPGDGRPSARKTESDIALPAPPSAQRPSRKPGDKTGPLSHRDDILIPDYTLIKRVGSGAYGEVWLAQSVTGAYRAVKIVWREDFELTRTFHREFLGIQQFEPISRGHPCLVHILHVGWNEDRGFYYCVMELADDAEEGPNFADIQTYVPRTLGTDMKRHGRLDLVFCRDAGVYLADALYYMHNRGLTHRDIKPSNVIFVGGVCKLADIGLVASFGERTFVGTEGFVPPEGPGTAQADIYSLGKVLYEMSSGKDRMEFPEIPANLGDDEWPFWLDLNRVICKACAPDLKERFQTAGEFAEALQRVGEKRRETFLRRFSRAAVFTLVGSALAGAGLTAAKYENAWSYTLPLPVKAAPPLPQPPQKGRPWQNIYGQWFTFSKDRHIADFPVEVTLFRSFLEATLRAAEFGVVPYITADKKTLNCVMAPDADAEAFAAWMTSRDRQSGRLDIDHEYNWRAANIPQPDGNPPRPGWQAIRLEIMRVPYGRLSIDSTPRGAEVFDGELRVGKTPLQLTKVRADKFNYEVRLPGYKSEFAQGNLKEGQAMSFNLRLKATGSVVFGKPWDNSLGIKMVPMGRAMLASTEVRRKDFVEFARSVNLPPIDGLDLSANLDFPVTLITRAEAEQFCRWLTDRERAKGLLEPDQEYRLPTDDEWSMAAYLPRELGTTPADRSTRIEGIYPWGFTPVPTARVANLRDKSADPSGKKSIPGYDDKFPGVAPVGSLKADSRSLFDLSGNVWEWVSDPWDSTGAEAVARGGSYTTYERQQLLASYRLKVPLSAREVDIGFRILLISAGLNARDDD; this is translated from the coding sequence ATGTCCCGCTCTCCTGTTCGCCCGCTTCCACCACCGGACCCTCCTGGTGACGGCAGGCCGTCGGCACGGAAAACAGAGTCGGATATCGCCTTACCCGCCCCGCCCTCTGCTCAACGGCCTTCTCGTAAACCTGGGGATAAAACCGGGCCTCTTTCGCATCGCGACGACATTCTCATTCCCGACTACACGCTGATCAAACGCGTGGGCTCGGGTGCGTATGGTGAGGTCTGGCTCGCGCAGAGCGTGACGGGAGCCTATCGAGCGGTGAAGATTGTCTGGAGAGAAGACTTCGAGCTCACACGCACCTTCCACCGGGAGTTTCTAGGCATTCAGCAGTTTGAGCCCATCTCGCGCGGGCACCCCTGCCTCGTGCACATCCTCCATGTCGGCTGGAATGAAGATCGCGGTTTCTACTACTGCGTCATGGAGCTGGCCGATGATGCCGAAGAAGGCCCGAACTTCGCCGATATCCAGACCTACGTGCCGCGCACTCTGGGAACCGACATGAAGCGCCATGGCCGACTGGACTTGGTCTTCTGTCGAGACGCCGGAGTCTATCTGGCTGATGCGCTGTATTACATGCATAACCGGGGCCTCACGCACCGGGACATCAAACCCTCCAACGTCATTTTCGTGGGGGGCGTCTGCAAGCTCGCCGACATCGGGCTCGTCGCCAGCTTTGGCGAGCGCACCTTCGTCGGCACGGAGGGATTTGTGCCGCCTGAGGGCCCGGGCACCGCTCAAGCGGACATCTACAGTCTCGGCAAGGTTCTCTATGAAATGAGCAGCGGTAAGGATCGCATGGAGTTCCCTGAGATCCCGGCCAACCTTGGCGATGATGAATGGCCGTTCTGGCTGGACCTCAATCGCGTCATCTGCAAGGCCTGTGCGCCCGACCTGAAAGAGCGTTTCCAGACCGCAGGAGAGTTTGCCGAGGCCTTGCAACGAGTGGGAGAAAAGCGCCGTGAGACTTTCCTGCGCCGCTTCAGCCGTGCCGCCGTGTTCACCCTGGTCGGATCCGCCCTAGCAGGCGCTGGACTGACAGCGGCGAAATACGAAAACGCCTGGTCTTATACGCTGCCGTTACCCGTCAAGGCCGCCCCACCTCTGCCTCAACCGCCGCAGAAAGGCCGTCCGTGGCAAAACATCTACGGCCAGTGGTTTACCTTCAGCAAGGATCGCCACATTGCGGATTTCCCGGTCGAGGTCACTCTCTTTCGTTCCTTCTTGGAGGCCACCCTGCGCGCGGCTGAATTCGGCGTCGTCCCTTACATCACGGCGGATAAAAAGACGCTCAACTGCGTCATGGCTCCCGATGCCGATGCCGAAGCCTTTGCTGCCTGGATGACCAGCCGGGATCGCCAAAGCGGGCGCCTGGACATCGATCACGAATACAACTGGCGTGCGGCCAATATCCCCCAACCCGACGGCAACCCGCCACGTCCGGGTTGGCAGGCGATCCGCCTGGAGATCATGCGGGTTCCGTATGGCCGCCTCAGCATCGACAGCACCCCGCGTGGAGCCGAGGTTTTCGATGGAGAACTGCGTGTGGGCAAAACCCCGCTGCAATTGACCAAGGTCCGGGCCGATAAATTCAACTACGAAGTGCGCCTGCCTGGCTACAAGAGTGAATTTGCTCAAGGTAATCTCAAGGAAGGTCAAGCCATGAGCTTCAACCTTCGCCTCAAAGCCACCGGTTCCGTGGTCTTTGGCAAACCGTGGGACAATAGCCTCGGCATCAAGATGGTGCCCATGGGCCGAGCCATGCTAGCCTCCACCGAAGTGCGCCGAAAAGACTTCGTCGAATTCGCCCGCAGTGTGAATCTTCCGCCGATTGACGGGCTCGACCTCAGTGCCAATCTGGACTTCCCGGTCACGTTGATCACCCGGGCTGAGGCCGAGCAGTTCTGCCGCTGGCTCACCGACCGTGAGCGTGCCAAAGGATTGCTGGAGCCCGACCAGGAATACCGGCTCCCCACCGATGACGAGTGGAGCATGGCCGCCTACCTGCCTCGCGAGTTAGGCACCACCCCAGCCGACCGCAGCACCCGGATCGAGGGCATCTACCCCTGGGGCTTTACCCCCGTGCCCACGGCTAGGGTGGCTAACCTGCGCGATAAATCGGCCGATCCTTCCGGCAAAAAATCCATTCCGGGTTACGACGATAAATTCCCCGGGGTGGCTCCCGTCGGCAGTCTGAAAGCCGACAGCCGCAGTCTCTTCGATCTCTCAGGAAATGTCTGGGAGTGGGTCTCCGATCCTTGGGACAGCACGGGGGCCGAAGCCGTTGCCCGAGGTGGCTCCTACACCACCTATGAGCGCCAGCAGCTCCTAGCCTCCTATCGCCTCAAAGTGCCCCTCTCCGCACGCGAAGTAGACATCGGCTTCCGCATTCTACTCATCAGCGCTGGGCTGAACGCTCGGGATGACGATTGA
- a CDS encoding DUF423 domain-containing protein, producing MQPDTTRLRLAAILGLSAIILGSLGAHGKVHDMVVAAGAFENWKTAVSYHLPHAILLVILALAGKVGGKRGTWAWNSLFIGVLLFSGSLYTHALTQVKWLVYVTPIGGVGMMLGWVLLLCARWQPRG from the coding sequence ATGCAGCCAGATACCACCCGCCTTCGCCTTGCCGCCATCCTGGGGTTGTCAGCCATCATTCTGGGTTCATTGGGGGCCCATGGAAAAGTTCATGACATGGTGGTCGCCGCAGGTGCTTTTGAAAACTGGAAGACGGCGGTCAGCTATCATCTCCCCCATGCCATCTTGCTAGTGATCCTGGCCTTGGCCGGAAAGGTGGGAGGCAAGCGCGGCACTTGGGCTTGGAATAGCCTGTTCATCGGGGTTCTGCTATTCAGTGGCTCGCTTTACACTCACGCCCTCACCCAAGTGAAGTGGCTGGTGTATGTCACGCCGATCGGGGGCGTGGGCATGATGTTAGGGTGGGTTTTACTGCTCTGTGCCCGGTGGCAACCCCGGGGGTGA
- the fabF gene encoding beta-ketoacyl-ACP synthase II — MTERRVVITGIGTVSPLGNNKDDFWKNLLAGKSGIRRIQSMDTTNYDCKIAGEVVDFDPTPFFNNHKEARRADRFFQLAMAASKMAVKDSGLNPDSLDPHRIGVMVGSGIGGLSTIETQYEILLNKGPGRVSPFLIPMMITNIATGMIATEFGFMGPNMCITTACATSNNNIGEAWRIIKFGDADAIVCGGSEASIRPCGLSGFANMKALSMRNDDPEGASRPWDTGRDGFVMGEGSGVVVIEELEHAKKRGATIYAELVGYGVTADAYHLTAPHPEGLGASKCMEMALRHAKLNATDVSYVNAHATSTPVGDMCELRAIKRTFGAYAQDGLLVSGTKSMTGHLLGAAGGIELAASILAIRDQVVPPTINVENLDPEVDVDIVANEARPAKVNAALSNSFGFGGHNSALLVKKFE, encoded by the coding sequence ATGACCGAACGTCGCGTCGTTATCACCGGAATCGGAACCGTCTCCCCCCTGGGAAACAACAAGGACGATTTCTGGAAAAACCTCCTGGCTGGCAAAAGCGGTATCCGCCGCATCCAGAGCATGGACACCACCAACTATGACTGCAAAATCGCGGGTGAAGTGGTGGACTTTGACCCCACACCTTTCTTCAACAACCACAAAGAAGCCCGCCGCGCAGACCGCTTTTTCCAGCTCGCCATGGCCGCTTCCAAAATGGCCGTCAAAGACAGCGGACTGAACCCTGACAGCCTAGACCCACATCGTATCGGCGTCATGGTCGGGAGTGGTATCGGCGGTTTGAGCACCATCGAAACTCAATATGAGATCCTGCTGAACAAAGGACCCGGCCGTGTTTCCCCTTTCCTCATCCCGATGATGATCACCAACATCGCGACCGGGATGATCGCCACCGAGTTCGGCTTCATGGGCCCGAACATGTGCATCACCACCGCCTGTGCCACCTCCAACAACAACATCGGAGAAGCCTGGCGCATCATCAAATTTGGCGATGCTGACGCCATCGTCTGCGGTGGTTCAGAAGCCTCCATCCGTCCTTGCGGCCTGTCTGGCTTCGCCAACATGAAGGCGCTGTCCATGCGCAATGACGATCCAGAAGGAGCGTCCCGCCCTTGGGATACAGGCCGTGATGGTTTCGTCATGGGTGAAGGCTCCGGTGTGGTCGTGATCGAAGAACTCGAGCATGCCAAGAAGCGCGGTGCCACCATCTACGCCGAACTCGTCGGTTACGGGGTGACGGCAGACGCCTATCACCTCACCGCCCCGCATCCGGAAGGTCTCGGTGCCTCCAAGTGCATGGAGATGGCCCTGCGTCATGCCAAGCTGAATGCGACCGATGTCAGCTATGTGAACGCTCACGCCACCTCCACCCCTGTAGGTGACATGTGCGAGCTGCGCGCCATCAAGCGCACCTTCGGCGCTTATGCCCAGGATGGTCTTCTGGTCTCCGGCACCAAGTCCATGACAGGCCATTTGTTAGGCGCTGCCGGTGGCATCGAACTCGCCGCTTCCATCCTCGCCATCCGCGATCAGGTCGTTCCTCCCACCATCAACGTGGAAAATCTGGACCCTGAAGTGGATGTGGACATCGTGGCCAACGAGGCACGACCAGCTAAAGTGAATGCCGCCCTGAGCAACAGCTTCGGTTTCGGCGGTCACAACTCCGCGCTTCTGGTCAAGAAGTTCGAGTAG